A stretch of Besnoitia besnoiti strain Bb-Ger1 chromosome III, whole genome shotgun sequence DNA encodes these proteins:
- a CDS encoding ribosomal protein L15 protein (encoded by transcript BESB_047760), with protein MKRKKKNVRGVLRHATSFSAALPFLLFALIYSRCCSALRRQASLVSLPSHIASWSHDSHLLSAASPAFAHSAASRSPTLPRAAVSSSRASLGFLPSSLSSHVSRLSLPHSPLTPSSGERSLFFDSDSPLHTLCASGSSGLSPSAEVCRGHNKDSSSAYRASLLFSSGERESGSARETRKRKTRLWSFSETSFSLFPRLPLSCGVCTPQPLAHVPSAFPPQLSPARCQAVGLVSLVSALSGASPLSVSSTFLFPVRASASSSSLRSSSASSSPPCDPPLAASLSSPSSDSASVNSPSSCPSSPSCSPSPPSPPSHSSSHPSSPSPSSSSSSSFDYYFHPLTSAKHYLSAQFPSSSLFSRLVSLLPPPPSPASPRYREEKVARKKLRKKHFQLRAFIQDKLRARQENAFLFHHEHDPSLMDETDAKKKNKIIHPIFRSVEATHQKKRMRERRKGLLRREAELERALQRRKDDSHAESDENWHEGRSASETSAAADEEENCLEDNETRKATPREQTSHGDRREAAPAAHIQVPAPDTEEIHAGTGAAEGEEESESAVAATTARREELERELDAVRLQRREVERDLEDLLRLEEAATTYLNAKRPEKKKAGSLGLKARRRLAQAEAEGRREEEGGAFAIREIVEASARKELEKEEQIRGARGGGASAAVEKPPAINRFREKWETDPVSAYRRKMLERRGQITMPLSESVPEAGEGTEDFEPLADAEAEAYYAQAADLGAEARRLNARMLHLSQKILARIYVIEHDYSISFDERMARMAPLRRELQRIQRPYHKMFICLLRERDRRTGGPSLDYTVDNPLLPPPEEDSQSSLSPSLEAPFVPPPVPRNAAWKRNISRDMSIVPFYMRLETGEAPREGSTAEEAKEEAKEEKEGEKKREHEGEKEGEDGEAHSASGAGDSAPVPYPESDAHLPRAPPRAPPVYQELVWNLSAPKCWSSAFYVRSPGARVAGDSGDTRGDTGRDAAGAEPEGEAWMTPEEEERQRREERKVFSRWWTRKQRMLAENQPNFEWTFTALGEGRRTGEYFFGLDNMLKCRRKRKKRLGRGDASGKGGSAGRGTKGQKARSGGSIPLSFEGGQMPLYRKLPKFVGRPLGPAHQEKYRKYPFQLIRLPQLNVMRNGDTCDWLTLSESGAALGRFRRDCPVKVVGPSLKASTQAKEGTKLSVRNLTVKAHAFTKRAARAIIALGGRCLLLQRRTQDRVVAEYNPDYVPAKKSTVVAPEEEETPGSAQAGTEIEDSERPLQQLARLRRRVLSLQLQGLTKLFRAHRERLQRSPRPRKRRARRVHNLAARIERLQAELADLRQEHRGTEEEEEEDLVVLSKIPRRFVYPGRLPPKQRDLLRWRRFLLKKQREALELEDSRHAAS; from the exons atgaagagaaaaaagaagaatgTGCGAGGCGTGCTCCGGCACGCGACCTCTTTTTCTGCCGCGCTTCCCTTCCTTCTTTTTGCCCTCATTTACTCTCGATGCTGCTCTGCGCTGAGGCGTCAAGCGTcactcgtctctctcccctctcaTATTGCTTCCTGGTCTCACGACTCAcatcttctctctgctgcctctccagcTTTCGCTCattctgccgcctcgcgctcgccgaccctgccgcgcgctgcggtctcatccagccgcgcctctctcggaTTTTTGCCGTCTAGTTTGAGCTCGCATGTGTCTCGTTTGTCGCTGCCTCACTCCCCTCTAACGCCGTCTTCTGGTGAGCGGTCGCTTTTCTTTGATTCTGACTCTCCTCTTCATACTCTGTGCGCCAGTGGCTCCTCTGggctgtcgccttccgccgagGTATGCAGAGGTCACAACAAAgactcttcttccgcgtatcgcgcttcgcttctcttttcttccggCGAACGCGAGAGTGGGAGCGCTAGAGAAACGCGGAAGAGAAAGACTCGTCTGTGGAGCTTTTCCGAGacttcgttttctctttttccgcgcctccccctctcctGTGGTGTATGCACACCGCAACCCCTTGCGCATGTCCCGTCCGCTTTCCCACCTCAACTGAGCCCTGCTCGCTGTCAGGCTGTCGGCCTTGTTTCACTTGTATCCGCTCTGTCGGgtgcttcgcctctctctgtttcctcaACCTTTTTGTTTCCCGTTCGAGCCTCTGCCTCATCTTCTTCCTTACGATCTTCCTCagcttcctcgtctccgccgtgtgatcctccgctcgctgcttctctctcATCGCCCAGTTCTGATTCTGCGTCTGTAAACTCTCCGTCCTCCTGCCCCTCCTCCCCGTCGtgctctccttctcctccctctccgccttctcacTCTTCTTCTcatccttcttctccttctccttcgtcttcttcttcttcctcgtttGATTACTATTTTCATCCGCTGACGTCTGCTAAGCACTATCTCTCTGCGCagtttccttcttcgtctctgttttcgcgtctggtgtctctgctgccgccgccgccttcgccggcgtctccgcggtaTAGAGAGGAGAAGGTGGCGCGCAAGAAGCTGCGGAAGAAACACTTCCAGCTGCGGGCGTTCATTCAGGAcaagctccgcgcgcgccaggaGAACGCCTTTCTCTTTCACCACGAGCACGACCCTTCGCTGATGGACGAAAccgacgcgaagaagaaaaacaaaatCATTCATCCCATTTTCCGCTCAGTTGAGGCGACGCACCAGAAgaaacgcatgcgcgagcgccgaaagGGGCTCCTCAGGCGAGAAGCCGAACTCGAGAGAGCTCTGCAAAGGCGAAAAGACGACTCCCACGCGGAATCTGACGAAAACTGGCACGAAGGAAGATCGGCCTCGGAgacctctgcagctgcggacgaagaagagaattGCCTAGAAGACAATGAAACACGGAAGGCGACTCCGCGAGAGCAAACGTCTCACGGCGaccgcagagaagcggcgcccgccgcacacATCCAGGTGCCGGCGCCCGATACGGAGGAGATACACGCGGGCACcggagccgcggagggcgaagaggaaagcgaatccgcggtcgcagcgacgacggcgagacgcgaggagctcgagagGGAACTGGACGCCGTCCGCCTTCAACGGCGAGAAGTGGAGCGGGACTTGGAAGatctgctgcgcctggaggaggcagcgacgacgtATTTGAACGCGAAGCGcccggagaagaagaaagcgggtTCGCTGGGtctgaaggcgcgcaggcgcctggcgcaggccgaggcggagggcaggcgcgaagaagaaggaggcgcgttTGCGATCCGCGAGATCGTGGAGGCCTCGGCGAGAAAGGAGCTTGAGAAGGAAGAGCAGatacgaggcgcgcgaggggggggggcaagCGCCGCCGTGGAGAAGCCGCCAGCCATCAACCGCTTCCGCGAAAAGTGGGAAACCGACCCCGTGTCAGCTTACCGCCGCAAAAtgctcgagcgccgcggccagaTAACCATGCCCCTCTCTGAGTCGGtgccggaggcgggcgagggcaCCGAGGACTTTGAGcctctcgccgacgccgaggcagaggcctactacgcgcaggctgcggatctcggcgcggaggcccggAGGTTGAACGCCAG AATGCTGCATCTCTCGCAGAAGATTCTCGCCCGAATCTACGTGATTGAGCACGACTACTCGATTTCCTTTGACGAGCGCATGGCGCGcatggcgccgctgcggcgagagctCCAGCGCATCCAGCGACCCTACCACAAAATGTTCATTTGCCtactgagagagagagaccgaCGCACAG GAGGTCCGTCGCTCGACTACACCGTGGACaacccgctgctgccgcctcctgAAGAAGACTCCCaatcgtctctctctccttcgcttgAAGCACCGTTCGTCCCTCCGCCCGTGCCGCGAAACGCAGCCTGGAAGCGAAACATCTCGCGCGACATGTCCATTGTGCCGTTCTACATGCGCctggagacaggcgaggcgcctcgaGAAGGCTCCAcggcagaagaagcaaaaGAGGAGgcaaaagaagaaaaggaaggcgagaaaaagagagagcatgaaggagaaaaagaaggagaagacggagaggcgcattcggcgagcggcgcaggagactcTGCGCCT GTTCCCTACcccgagagcgacgcccacctgccgcgggcgccgcctcgcgcgccgccggtctACCAGGAGCTCGTCTGGAATCTGAGCGCGCCAAAGTGCTGGTCCAGCGCCTTCTACGTGCGTTCTCCGGGCGCCAGGGTCGCCGGAGACAGTGGAGACACCCGAGGAGACACTGGCAgggacgcggccggcgcggagcccgaaggcgaggccTGGATGACgcctgaagaggaggagcgccagcgccgcgaggagcgaaaggtcttctcgcgctggtGGACGCGGAAACAGAGAATGCTGGCCGAAAACCAGCCAAACTTCGAATGGACG TTCACTGCGCTGGGAGAAGGCCGGCGGACTGGAGAGTATTTCTTCGGGCTCGACAACATGCTCAAGtgccgaagaaaaagaaaaaagcgcctcgggcgcggagacgccagcgggaagggcggctccgccggccgcggcaccAAGGGCCAGAaggcgcgaagcggcggaagcaTTCCTCTAA GCTTCGAGGGCGGGCAGATGCCGCTCTATCGCAAGCTTCCCAAGTTCGTCGGGAGGCCGCTTGGGCCTGCACATCAAGAAAAATATCGAAAATACCCTTTTCAGCTGattcgccttccgcagctgAATGTCATGCGCAACGGAGACACCTGTGACTGGCTCACACtcagcgagagcggcgcggcgctgggcaGATTCAGAAGAGACTGCCCCGTGAAA GTTGTGGGGCCCTCGCTGAAGGCCtccacgcaggcgaaggagggaaCGAAGCTCTCTGTCCGCAATTTGACGGTCAAG GCACACGCCTTcacgaagcgcgcggcgcgggcgatcATCGCGCTGGGCGGCcgctgtctgctgctgcagcgccgcacacAGGACCGCGTAGTCGCGGAGTACAACCCCGACTACGTGCCGGCGAAGAAGTCGACCGTTGTTGCcccggaggaggaggagacgcctggcagcgcgcaggcgggcacAGAGATagaagacagcgagcggccgctgcagcaactcgcgcgcctccgccggcgggtgctgtctctgcagctccagGGCCTGACGAAGCTCTTCCGCGCGCACCGTGAGCGGCTCCAGCGgagtccgcggccgcggaagcgacgcgcgcggcgcgtccacaacctcgcggcgcgcattgagcgcctccaggcggAACTTGCAGACCTGCGCCAGGAGCACAGAGgcacagaagaagaggaggaagaagacctCGTCGTACTCTCCAAGATCCCCAGGCGCTTCGTTTACCcggggcgcctgccgccgaagCAGCGCGACTTGCTCAG